The proteins below come from a single Miscanthus floridulus cultivar M001 chromosome 1, ASM1932011v1, whole genome shotgun sequence genomic window:
- the LOC136496520 gene encoding trihelix transcription factor ENAP1-like, with amino-acid sequence MSSSSRRRPPPPPPAWTPEPWSDGETSALLDAWGPRHLYASSGALRPANWRACADAVTSRRAATARAPRTVDQCKNRLDYLKKRLRAERSRPKGAPPPVSSWLDRLRALLHLAPSVPPGFAHRLGAKTTKVKEEEEEDDDEEEVKASGGAPLPRYWPPVPKRPRTAVVLSPLSAASGEHPGGGGKTYTEVAAALDRLAGTYERVEAAKQKEATRLEERRLEAMHDLEIERMRLLVDVAVTASVGVDGAAAATTAGGDF; translated from the coding sequence ATGTCGTCGTCgtcgcgccgccgcccgcccccgccgccgccggcgtggaCGCCCGAGCCGTGGAGCGACGGGGAGACGTCCGCGCTGCTCGATGCATGGGGCCCGCGCCACCTCTACGCGAGCAGCGGCGCGCTCCGCCCCGCCAACTGGCGGGCCTGCGCCGACGCCGTCACCTCCCGCCGCGCCGCGACCGCCCGGGCCCCGCGCACTGTCGACCAGTGCAAGAACCGCCTGGATTATctcaagaagcgcctcagggccGAGCGCTCCAGGCCCAAGGGGGCCCCGCCGCCGGTCTCGAGCTGGCTCGACCGCCTCCGCGCGCTGTTGCACCTCGCCCCCTCCGTGCCTCCAGGGTTCGCGCACCGTCTCGGCGCCAAAACGACGAAGgtgaaggaggaagaggaggaggacgacgacgaggaggaggtgaaggCGAGCGGCGGGGCTCCTCTGCCCCGCTACTGGCCGCCGGTGCCGAAGCGACCGAGGACGGCGGTGGTGCTGTCGCCGTTGAGCGCCGCCTCCGGGGAGCACCCTGGAGGCGGTGGGAAGACCTACACGGAAGTGGCGGCGGCTCTGGATAGGCTTGCCGGGACGTACGAGCGGGTGGAGGCGGCGAAGCAGAAGGAGGCGACGCGGCTGGAGGAGCGGCGCCTGGAGGCGATGCATGATCTCGAGATCGAGCGTATGCGCCTCCTCGTCGACGTCGCCGTCACTGCCTCCGTCGGTGTcgatggcgccgccgccgccacaaccGCCGGCGGCGACTTCTAG